CCTTTCCACCAAATCCTTCCTAACACAGCCCAAGATGAGCTGCAGCTGACTGAAGAGTCAGGGCTCAGGGAGTGGCTGAGGGCTGGGTGGTCATGACAGGCAGCACCAGTGGGGAAGACATCAGAAGAGGAGGGACCAGTGTAGTAGAAGccttcattcactcactcaacTTATTCAACCTATGGCTATAGAGTATGCAGTGTGCGATATTTCTATCACAAGGTTTTTCCTGCCAGACTGTCAGGTTGAGTTGGATACACCCATTAATATTGGTTCACGTTTGTTAGATACAAAATAGGGGTATTTAGCAGCAGAACCCTCACAGATAGATAAATCGACAAGTGTGACTTGTCGATTTCCTTCCTTCCCTGAATTTAGAAACATGCTCTGGTGGAATGTGCAACAACGGTGCTCAGAAAGGGGGTTTTGTACACCTCGACGGGGTTCTACTGTGTTGGAGCTGGCAACCGTTCAAACATGACGTCAAGCTGTCAACATGCAAGATGGCGACACATCACAGACAGAATTCTGCTGGGCGGAGAAAAGTCCAGGTAAATTGATCTATGGCGTCACGCAGTGGCATGCACGATGAGGAATCATTTTTGTGCATACATATACTATCCTTAATAATGGAGACACGACATCGGGTCGCTAGTCCATGCAAATCTCTTAACATCACAAGCGTGTTGGGCTAGTGCAGCCGGTcacttccctccctgcctctggtGTCCCGGACGCTGGcaggtagttagctagctaggctagcagcATTCCGGCGGCACAGTTGTGCAGACCAAATTAACGTTTGTCACTATAAAATTGTACTTATTCGACCCAAACCGCATTGTATGGTCGAAATGTCATgcgggtttttttttttgcgaggAAGAGATCTTCCGACGTCAGAAGGGATGCCGCCTCACGCCCCCTTAATCTGAAAAGGAACTGCTGTCTGGCCAGTCAGCGTCAGAGGATTGTGTTTTGCTTGTCTGTCAAGAGTGCAGTTCTACAATCATTAGCCTTGAAGGTCTGTGCATTACGTCAATCTAGAGATGATTACTCTACATGAGAAACGTCAACAAATTTATGTCATTAGTCAATGATAGTTCGATATCTGTTGTGTGACTACTATCAGTTTGGCTGAGGTTTGGCTCATTGCATCCATTCGATCTACCTCAGGAATTGGTTTCTTTGTGAATGGattgaaggtgtgtttaaacTGATGTAGATGTGTAGAGAAAAGATGACACTTTGAAACGAAGACAAACTGAAGACCATATCAAAAGAGGCCTTCTCAGCATCAGACTGTGAAGCTGCACCACTGCCTCTGCCTTGTTGTAaacagaggagatggaggttaTCTGCCTCAATTTTTCCTGCCACCCCAGGTGTCATATGTAATCAGGGATGAGGTGGAGAAGTATAACCGCAATGGGGTGAATGCTCTGCAGCTAGACCCCACCCTCAACCGCCTCTTCACTGCCGGCAGGGACTCAATAATCAGGATATGGAGTGTCAACCAGCACAAGGTACACACTCTGAACTCTGGATGGATGTGTAGGATGTGTAATAGGGTTTGcatctggatggatggatgtgtggtGAACTTTTAtttggatggatgtgtgtggtggggtttgtatctggatgggtggatggatggatgtgtggtAGGGTTTGtatctggatggatggatatgtGATGGGGTTTGTGGATGGGTtttggatggatgtgtgtggtggggtttgTGTCTGGAAGGATAGATATGAGATCGGGTTTGTATCTGGATGGATGTGTAAtggggtttgtatgtgtatggATGGATCGATGTTCAATGGGGTTTGTATctgtatggatggatggatgtgtggaggggtgtttatgtggatggatggaaggtgGATGGATGTGTGATGGGGTTTGTACCTggatggaggatggatggatgtgtaaTGGAATTTGTatgtggatgaatggatggatgtgtgATGGAGTCTGCTTGTGTCGTGTTGCAGCAGGACCCGTACATTGCCTCCATGGAGCACCACACAGACTGGGTCAACGACATTGTCCTCTGCTGCAATGGAAAGACATGTGAGTTTCTCTTTTCTGTCAGATGTCTCCTTCAAGACTTTTATCTCCTCCTCTTTTAACTTATattcctccttttctcctctttaCTTACTTGgtatctctcccttcccttctctctcattgctctcctctctctctctgactctctctctctctctcccagtaatATCTGCCTCCTCTGACACCACAGTCAAGGTGTGGAATGCCCATAAGGGCTTCTGCATGtccacactgagaacacacaagGTACAGCTgattactcaaacacacacacaaactaacacacactcagtggACTCACTAGAATAAGGACATTCTTTCACAGTGGTGTTAACAGgtataattgtgtgtgttcaggactaTGTGAAAGCCCTAGCTTATGCCAGAGATAAGGAGCTGGTGGCTTCGGCAGGGCTGGACAGACAGATCTTCCTGTGGGATGTCAACACTTTGACCGCCCTCACAGCCTCCAACAACACTGTAACTAGTGAGTAGACAAACTACCTCCCCTCACAGCCTCCAACAACACTGTCACTAGTGAGTAGACAAACTACCTCCCTTCACAGACTCCAACCACACTGTCACTAGTGAGTAGACAAACTACCTCCCCTCACAGACTCCAACAACACTGTCACTAGTGAGTAGACAAACTACCTCCCCTCATAGACTCCAACAATATTGTCGCTAGTGAGTAGACAAAGTTCAGGCCTTGTTTgatcccccatctcccctcacAGCATCCTCTCTGAGTGGCAACAAGGACTCCATCTACAGTTTGTCCATGAACCAGATGGGCACTGTCATCGTGTCGGGTTCCACTGAGAAGGTAGGGTCTAAGTTCAGATAAGGGTCTCCTGGTGATCATCAGACAGGTATCTGTCCCTGTCCTTCCCAGGCTGGGGGCTCGTAGCCTTGTGGTGTGTGATGCTGCTCCTGTGTGATgctgtggactgtgtgtgtgtgtgtgttgtggatgtgtttgtgtgtgtgccacgtgtgtgtgtgtgtggtgtatgtgtgtgagaatggtggatgtgtgtgtggtgtgtgcgtgcgtgtgtgtgtggtggatgtgtgcatgtgtgtgtggtggatgtgcgtttgtgtgtgtgccggcAGGTCCTGAGAGTGTGGGACCCCAGGACGTGTGCCAAGTTGGTGAAGCTGAAGGGACACACAGACAACGTGAAGTCTTTGGTGCTCAGTAGAGACGGGATGCAGGTCAGTGTCTGCAGTCAGGGTGTTCATGTTCCCCCAAACCAACCCAAACAACACACCAGAACATTCCTGCTGTTTCTTCCAGTGTCTATCCGGCAGCTCCGACGGGACCATCCGTCTGTGGTCGCTAGGGCAACAGCGATGCATTGCCACCTACCGCGTTCACGATGAGGGTGTGTGGGTTCTGCAGGCCAACGAGGCCTTTACCCACGTGTACTCTGGGGGGCGAGACAGGAAGGTGTACTGCACAGACCTGCGAAGCCCCGACATCCGCCTGCTGATCTGTGAGGAGAAGGCCCCTGTTCTCAAGGTGGGGAGACCTTGCCCTCCATCCAGGACCCTGTAGGCATGGCTCTGTCTGTCACCTctgacacgtgtgtgtttgtgtccatgtttAGATGGAGCTGGACAGGTCAGCTGACCCCCCCAGTAGCATCTGGGTCTCCACCACCAAGTCCACCGTCAACAAATGGGTAAGCCCCGGCCCCTGGTACTACAGTGAAGGCAAGGGAAGTCTCTCTGCAAATCAGCCTGATATGGTAACTTGATGTGGTGTTTCCGGTAACCTGATATGGTGTTTCCGGTGACCTGATATAGTGTTTCTTGTGACCTGATATGGTAACTTGATGTGGTGTTTCTTGGAAACGTATATGATGTTTCCTGTAACCTGTTATGATAACCTGATGTGGTGTTTCCTGTAACTTGATATGATAACTTGATGTGTTCCGGTGCCTGGGGGCATCAGTCTCTGAAGGGCATCCACAACTTCCGGGCGTCGGGAGATTATGACAACGACTGTAGCACTCCCCTAACTCCCCTTTGTACTCAGCCTGAAATGGTCATAAAAGgtaggcacaaacacacacaaacctatttCTGGTGTTCCTGCTCTGTGTCATTGTTTCTTCATTCTTTTCATTCCTTCTGTTCTCAGTGAAACCTGACTGTGTGTTGTTTCCACACGTGTCCACTAGGTGGAGCTAGCATCATTCAGTGCCACATCCTCAATGACAAGAGGCACATCTTGACCAAAGACACCAACAACAACGTGGCCTATTGGGATGTTCTCAAGGTGTGTGAGGAGATCTGCTCTTCTTTCTgtgtacgttgctttggataaaggtgTCATTAATTGTCTCCTGTACTCCGCTGTGCTGTACTCTGCTTCCCTCCCCAGGCCTGTAAGCTGGAGGATCTGGGGAAGATGGAGTTTGATGAGGAAATCAAGCGGAAGTTTAAAATGGTCTATGTTCCTAACTGGTTCTCTGTGGACCTGAAGACAGGGGTAATGAATTTGTCAAGGAAATATAATTAGTTACTcaaattatttaaaatgttttatttggcCAGGCAAACTTTACTGGCTTCCAGTAGCCCTGATATCTGTCTGTAGCCCAGGTGCATTTGTTTAGTGTTCTGAGTaccaaatatgtgtgtgtttgttttgtgtgtcagaTGCTGACCATCACACTGGATGAGAGCGACTGCTTTGCTGCCTGGGTGTCAGCCAGGGACGCAGGGTTCTCCAGCCCCGATGCGTCAGACCCCAAGTGTGAGTAGTAGAACACCGATACCAGCATAGTTGTGGGCTCTAACACATGGAAGTGGTAGTACAGAGCAAGGTTGGAACCCAGAGGCTTCATTGATGAAACCTGGCATATATCTCAGACTATGTGGTGTCGAATGTAGGAAAGTTCTGTGTATTTGACGCTTCATAAACATGGCGTATGCAAAAAATGTATGTCAAAGTGGTGATTTATCAAGTACACTGTACACATTCTGGACAATTACATTCTTCTGACATGGGTAGCAAACAGCgacagagaggcagaagaaaaggacaacaaaataaaaagaatgaTTGCCTAGACCAGGAGAGGTCaccactgacaaacacacagacaaacttgAAGCAGGAGACTCTCCACCTCAGCTCCATCGatacccatccctccatcccccttgaCACTTCTTGAAGTCCACGATCATCTACTTTTGCAGACATTGAAAGAGGGGTTGTCCTTGCACCATGTTGTCAAGACAGggacctcctctctgtaggcagTCTCATCGTCGTTGGAGATGAGGCCCAGGATGGTGGTGTTGTCGTTGTTGATGATGTTGGGGCTAGGTTGTGGCCACACAGTTGTTTGTGAACAAGGcatacaggaggaggaggactgagtaTGTTGCCCTGAGGGTCTCTGGTGCTCAGGGTCAGGGCAGAGAAGGACCCAGTCTTACCACCTGGGGTCTGCCCATAAGGAAGTGCAGGATCCCCTAGCCAAGGGAGGTTTTAAGACCCAGGATCCTATGCTTGGGTATGGGCTTGGTGAGCTGTATGCAATTATAAACAGCatcctcatgtgtgtgtgttcccttatCCAGGTTAGGAAAGGGCATTTGCACTGTCAGGGAGATGGCGTCATCTGTAGATAAATTGGGGGGTATGTGCATTGAAGGGGGTCCAAGGGtaatgggggagaggagcataTGTAAGATTTGACTAACAATTTCAGTCAAAAGTGAACAAGGCGAACAAAAAAAATAGGTAGTGAATACGGAGCCTCAGTGAGGCCTTCCTATCGAAGCACCAGAAGATACATGATGAAGTTTACAATCATGTTCAAGCATGTTAAATCAGATCTAATCATAAAATTGCTCGCAAGTGAGCAAGCTTCATGCTTCATGCTTCACCCCTTAACTTACTCTGATTATGCAAATGTTCAGTTCACTGTGCATGTTTTACTTCCATCAGAGCTGCATCATATCCAGTCTCCATTGGATGCATTTGTCAGAACCATTTGTACATCACATATGACCTCATACATTTTCATTCTCTTAGAGCAGCCTGGGGAATGTGCCTAGTCTCACGCCATGAATGCCAACTAGTGCATAGAAGTTTGGAAGGTTTGTGCGCTTGCATGCCTTCTAGATGAGGCTCCTGGTTGTGAGGCTGCAAGGTCTAAGTACAGTTCTCTTGTGCTAGTAAACCTGGGAGGCCTCCTGCTCCAGGCCCTGCTGGAGTACtggccacgcacacacatgaaccCCCTGGACGAGGATGCGGACATGAACCacagtgagcacacacactcacattaacACGTGCATGCTCAGACACATCCCTGCAGTTCCaggtttgactgtgtgtgtgtgttgtcagtgaaTGGGGAACACGAAAGCAGGATACAGAGGGGAAACGGCCACTTTCAGGTTCCTCCTCACACTCCCGTCATCTTTGGAGAAGCAGGAGGAAGGACTCTGTTcaggtactgcacacacacacagacgctttTTTGTTCAGGCTGGTATTGATTGCtcatgcctgcctgtgtgtgtgtttgtatgcaggCTGTTGTGTCGAGACTCGGGGGGTGAGACAGAGTCGATGCTGCTCAACGAGACAGTGCCTCAGTGGGTCATCGACATCACTGTGGACGTGAGTCTTTatccctccctgctctgtctAACAGATACAAGggactctctcacacagaacCTTCTATAATCACCCATTAAGACCGTGCTGATAAATTTAGTGATGtatccaatctctctctcagaaaAACATGCCCAAGTTCAACAAGATCCCCTTCTATCTCCAACCTCACTTCTCATCTGGAGCCAAAACCCTGAAGAAGTAAGAAGCAGCACCATCAGCGTTATCACTACCGTACCATACTGTAGACTGAGTCACACATTTCTGGAGACTAAACCCAACCTTAAACTTCACAGCCTGAtagcaataaagaaaatacatttatctGAAATCTATGGCCATCTCAGGACTgttataaacacaaccaatcattgAGTTCAGACCAAATGCTATGATTGGAtgggctacttgtctgtctaccCACCTACCTACCTTCCTCCAATCTGTAGTCAGGcattgtgttcatgtgttttggtgCAATGgttttgaagggagggggtaggATATTTTAGGTTGGATACTTTCAAACTCAAGTCAAAATTGCTATTTCGCAAAACGTACTTACTCTGCCTTTAATCAGTGGATCATTAGAATGCAGTTGATATTCTGTTAATAGTTATAACATGGTGTGGAGATTATTATATTATGGTGTGGGGGTTTCCATAGGGATCGGTTGTCAGCCAGCGACATGCTGCAGGTGAGGAAGGTGATAGAGCATGTATATGAGAAGATCATCAACCTGGACAGTGAATCGCAGACGGGCACCTTGGCCAGTGAGAAGCCCAGCGAGgccaaggaggaagaggatgtgtCCATAATGGCAGAGGAAAAGATTGAGCTGCTCTGTCAGGACCAGGTGCgggtctgattggttggtcaTGGTATTGATCGTTTAAATAGATCACGGAGAAGGTACCTAAGATAAGTGTAACTAGAGAGTGTGTTCTTTTCTTTCAGCTGCTGGTTCCGAATATGGACCTGAGAACCGTGAAGCACTTCATCTGGAAGAGTGGAGGAGACCTCACTCTTCACTACAGACAGAAGTCTACATGAGACCTGCAACAACACCCAACTGCAGCTTGAtaccctcctcttcatcctcctccttttctgGCACCACATGGTTCGAAGGCATCGCAAACCAGTAACAGCAGTCAGGACTATGACTCTGCATCCTGAGACACCTGTTCTGCTACTTCCCTCAGTACACCCATGTCCATTACCCTGTCCATGCTCTGAGCTCAGAGGAGAGAAGTGGGGTCAAGGAAGAAAGACACATCCAGGATAGGTATGACAGTGTAGGTGTACAGCAAATGGACAGCGGACATTCAAATGGCACTTTTTCGTATTTTTCATGGGCTGGTTTGGTTGTGTTATTTTCCACAAGTGAGATAGTGCTGGTCAGCCTGAGAGAGGAGCCACAATAGACTGCTACCAACATGGTGGCTGACCAGCACTCtcctgactgtctgtcttttctcaCACACGTGTTCCACAACTATCTGGATCAACAGAGCTGGATGCTGACTGGCCTACTAGAGGACATGATAGAGTACGGTCCTGCTGACACCTATCCAGTCAGTGTAGAAGCACATACAGTCAAGTTGGCCACATGTCTCTCTGGCGAGTGATTGGTTGTGTAGTGAGTCTTCTCTtcgtcctcttctcctccatcctttGCCAGACCTCTCCCAGACGGTGATTAAAATGAATTGTAGAGGGGTGTGAAGGGAATCATTAACTActttctttctgtttgttttgtattcATACAAATAATCTCGACTGGGCTGTGGTGTTGTCCAAACTGAAATGGAACACATCAACAATGTAAATTAATGGACAGTGTCATATAGCAGATGTATTATAATAAAGACTTACATTTTAGTCcaaaaaaattaaatacaaaTCCTACTTAAACTTGTCAGTGTTTGAACGGTTGAATTTATGCACACACTACTTTCAGGGAGTTTTCTGCCCCTTATGGAGCGCCGGCTCTGCCCAGTGGTCAGAGCCAATAAAGTGTCATCCCTGTTCTGAGGTCTCCCGGATTTTGATACTCaaatgttgacaggtatggtCATCCCCATCAAACCCAGGCTCCCGAAAAAAAATATTCCACATACATCAACAGCCTAGTTTAGGTGTGCTGATATGTCTCCATGACCACTAACAccctgttaaccactttaactgcataacttgactctctgtcccctgtcaaccaggcctgcgcgatcttctccctcctgcccgtgtcttacggatgttattcgtgaagaacggtccacccttcgggcagctgagaggagatggcgcaggtccaaagacggtctggaccttgataagtatcactccctccttaaatctttctcttcgCACATAtctggtgctaaaacccactactttttgaacaaaattaacCCCCACAAACCTTTTTCTACCTTCTCTACCCTTcttcacccaccccccccctccaccatgaCAGCAGgcgacttctcctcctttgagaaaaaagtcacagacattagcagtcggttccctaaaaccatctttcctaccctctcaccctccaatactgactaaatgtctaaactctttttCTCCCCTGTACGAGGCAGACAtttctgacctcattctctctcatcgccccacctcctgtccccttgatcctgtcccctcccctctctttcaaaccatctccccctccatcacaacttttcttctccatgtccttaactcctCTCTTGCCtccggcaccttcccctctgccttcaaacaggcctgagttccccctctactcaaaaaaccctcccttaaccctgctgtcctccagaactacagaccagtatcactgttacccttcttttcaaaaacaattgaacgtgctgcaTCTagccaactgtcaaactttctctctcagaacaacctgcttgaccccaaccaatcgggcttcaagactggctactccacagagactgccctcctttcagtcaccactgccctccagtctgtcagagcggcttccaggtcatccgtcatcattctgctggacctttctgcagcgtttgatatggttaaccactagatcctgctctccagactttctgaaatgggcatcactggcactgcactccagtggttctcatcctacctgtcgggaagatcctaccaggtctcctggggaggcaaactttcagaccctcgccagctctccactggtgtcccacagggctccgtccttggacccctcctcttctctctgtacaccacttGGACCAATCGACAcccccatggcttctcctaccactgctacgctgacgacacgcagctgtacctgtcgttccccccgaccgttccggggatctcagctaggattgaagcctgcctcacagacatctccgcctggatgaccaagcaccaccttcagctgaacctcgccaaaacagaacttctcatcatcccggccaaaccctccatctcccacgatctctcaatcaccctgggatctgtgacggtgaccccttcatcctctgccaggaatcttggggttaccatggatgacgagctctccctcacggcccacattgctgcagtctcccggtcgtgtagattcaccctctacaacatccggaagatcaggagatacctgtctgagcactccacccagctgctagtccaagcacttgtcctctccaagttgaactactgcaactcgctgctcgccggtctcccagcatgcgcaacccgccctcgtcagaggattcataatcaaatgtatttgtatagccctttttacacgcaagcatgtcacagagggcttcacatacgctcaTAGAACTGcctctcaaccaacctaaacactcaaggaagacaaggaaaaactctcaacaggagaaaaaattgaagaaaccttgggaggagcaattcagagacggatcctctcctccagagatggttggtgagagagaggagcacaacacaggctaaacatagtcatacagtgtcaatgggttttgaaacaccaaaatccattgttcaactttatacagtgccctccaaaagtattggaacagtgaggccaattcctttatttttgctgtagactgaaaacatttgggcttgacatcaaacgataaatgtgaaaccagagatcaacgtttcagcttttatttccaggtatttacatcaggatctgatgcacaaattagaaaatatcacctttttgttcgaacccacccatttgtcacgtgagcaaaagtattggaacatgtgactgacaggtgtgttttgttgcccaggtgtgtcctattacatacattattcaatcaataaataccactgaatgtctacactcaggttcagattgggtaagataggttttgtctatgcagactgtattcagaggtgaaaacaacatgaaaaccagagcgctgtctttgggtgaaaaacaagcaattgtgagtcttagagaagatggaaaatcaatcagagccattgcagaaacattggccatagccagtacaaccatttggaatgtcctgaagaagaagaaaactactggtgtactaagtaacagacgtcgaacaggtagaccaaggaaaacatcagcagttgatgacagaaacattgtgagagctgtaaagaaagaccctaaaacaactgttagtgagatcagcaacaacctccagatggcaggagtgaaggtatcactatctactgttcgcagaagacttcatgaacaaaagtacaagggctacaccagaagatgcaaaccactcattagcaagaagaataggaaggccaggctggaatttgccaaaaagtacagagatgaacctcaaaaattctgggacaaagttttatggactgatgagacaaagattaacttttaccaaagtgatggaaaggctaaagtttggagaaagaaaggaactgctcatgatcccaaacacacaagctcatctgtgaaacacggtggaggtaatgtcatggcttgggcttgcatggcttcttctgggacgggctcattaatcttcattgaggatgtaacacatgatggcagcagcaaaatgaactcggaagtctacagaaacattttgtctgccaatttaaggaaagatgcaaccaaactgattggcagagccttcatcatgcagcaagataacgacccaaaacacactgccaaaacaacaaaggagttcatcaggggcaagaaatggaaggtattagactggccaagtcaatctccagacttaaaccctatagagcatgcatttgacctgcttaagaggagactgaagggaggaaccccacaaaacaaacaacaactgaaagaggctgcagtgaaagcctgggaaagcatcaaaaaggaagaatgcaaaagtttggtgacgtcaatgggtcacagacttgctgcagttattgaaagcaaaggatttgcaactaaatattaagtcttattcacttaaatatgttttaagtatatctgttccaatacttttgatcacatgacaaatgggtggattcaaacaaaatgtgatattttcttagttgtgcatcagatcctgatgtaaatacctggaaataaaagctgaaacgttgatctctggtctcacgttcattatttgatgtcaagcccaaatgttttcagtctacagcaaaaataaaggaattcgcctcactgttccaatacttttggagggcactgtagatgtAGGACAGGACCGGGAGATTCGCTGTTGGCCatcatggagactggtttccggttgacaaccaggtccagcgttagcagaccgacgaccaggcaggtgctgacagctcaaaccccccacaccacaagggatgtgtgtgtgtgtgggggggacagagaggggagagcagggattagagaatgccaggagcagctaacagttacagtcataatagaatgagatccccaccggtcaagtgtggactagtgcagcaatttaacagagcaaaaaggagtatttgatgcagccccacacaccaagacagcgacagcctccctcggttggaacatgaaatctgttccaggggaaagaactctaaaataagttATACTTGTTCGATAAAGATGAAAACAACCCGTCCcctgttgtctccaactagtaacagaAACTAAAACAGTAACAGTATACAGCAACGGAAAccataacagtaacaatatacagtaacaggtttactttatttgtaacatctagatgtaaCAATGTGAAcatataagctataattacaattaaaaaaattacatgtgatacacacataggcaaacacacacccaaggtttataaataaagtacatacacacatgcttacctttaacaatcgtagaattgactaaacaagaacgtttttaacctAATTTTAAATGTCAAAACCGTATCGGCCTCCTTAATGgagacaggtaatttgttccagagaagaggtgcccTATATGAGAACttcctacctccagcagtttttttcttaattttgggaaccaccagatagtcggcatcttgagatctaagtgtccttgcggggcaatagggtgcaaggagactggagaggtacagtggtgccaatccatgcagagatttgtaagttagtagtagaactttgaaatcagctctggcttggatagggagccagtgtaaagagacaaGAGTAGATGTTAAgtgatcaaactttctttttgtagtcaatagtctagcagcagcattttgcacccgctgtacattttttaggtaggtaattgggaggccagagaacaagacattgcagtagtccaatcgggacataacaaatgcatgtattagtttttcagcatcatcctttgagaggaattttcgtattttggcaatattacgtagatggaaaaatgcagtTCTAGTAAtgtgcttaatatggtactcaaactaAAGGTCTGGATCCAttgtgactcctagatttttttaccagctggctttgtgaGACTTTGatgccgtctaagtctaaggtcagattggataaattatttctgtatttttttgg
This genomic stretch from Hypomesus transpacificus isolate Combined female chromosome 8, fHypTra1, whole genome shotgun sequence harbors:
- the LOC124470298 gene encoding WD repeat-containing protein 48-like isoform X1; protein product: MRSETCSGGMCNNGAQKGGFVHLDGVLLCWSWQPFKHDVKLSTCKMATHHRQNSAGRRKVQRSSDVRRDAASRPLNLKRNCCLASQRQRIVFCLSVKSAVLQSLALKVSYVIRDEVEKYNRNGVNALQLDPTLNRLFTAGRDSIIRIWSVNQHKQDPYIASMEHHTDWVNDIVLCCNGKTLISASSDTTVKVWNAHKGFCMSTLRTHKDYVKALAYARDKELVASAGLDRQIFLWDVNTLTALTASNNTVTTSSLSGNKDSIYSLSMNQMGTVIVSGSTEKVLRVWDPRTCAKLVKLKGHTDNVKSLVLSRDGMQCLSGSSDGTIRLWSLGQQRCIATYRVHDEGVWVLQANEAFTHVYSGGRDRKVYCTDLRSPDIRLLICEEKAPVLKMELDRSADPPSSIWVSTTKSTVNKWSLKGIHNFRASGDYDNDCSTPLTPLCTQPEMVIKGGASIIQCHILNDKRHILTKDTNNNVAYWDVLKACKLEDLGKMEFDEEIKRKFKMVYVPNWFSVDLKTGMLTITLDESDCFAAWVSARDAGFSSPDASDPKLNLGGLLLQALLEYWPRTHMNPLDEDADMNHMNGEHESRIQRGNGHFQVPPHTPVIFGEAGGRTLFRLLCRDSGGETESMLLNETVPQWVIDITVDKNMPKFNKIPFYLQPHFSSGAKTLKKDRLSASDMLQVRKVIEHVYEKIINLDSESQTGTLASEKPSEAKEEEDVSIMAEEKIELLCQDQLLVPNMDLRTVKHFIWKSGGDLTLHYRQKST
- the LOC124470298 gene encoding WD repeat-containing protein 48-like isoform X2 → MRSETCSGGMCNNGAQKGGFVHLDGVLLCWSWQPFKHDVKLSTCKMATHHRQNSAGRRKVQRSSDVRRDAASRPLNLKRNCCLASQRQRIVFCLSVKSAVLQSLALKVSYVIRDEVEKYNRNGVNALQLDPTLNRLFTAGRDSIIRIWSVNQHKDPYIASMEHHTDWVNDIVLCCNGKTLISASSDTTVKVWNAHKGFCMSTLRTHKDYVKALAYARDKELVASAGLDRQIFLWDVNTLTALTASNNTVTTSSLSGNKDSIYSLSMNQMGTVIVSGSTEKVLRVWDPRTCAKLVKLKGHTDNVKSLVLSRDGMQCLSGSSDGTIRLWSLGQQRCIATYRVHDEGVWVLQANEAFTHVYSGGRDRKVYCTDLRSPDIRLLICEEKAPVLKMELDRSADPPSSIWVSTTKSTVNKWSLKGIHNFRASGDYDNDCSTPLTPLCTQPEMVIKGGASIIQCHILNDKRHILTKDTNNNVAYWDVLKACKLEDLGKMEFDEEIKRKFKMVYVPNWFSVDLKTGMLTITLDESDCFAAWVSARDAGFSSPDASDPKLNLGGLLLQALLEYWPRTHMNPLDEDADMNHMNGEHESRIQRGNGHFQVPPHTPVIFGEAGGRTLFRLLCRDSGGETESMLLNETVPQWVIDITVDKNMPKFNKIPFYLQPHFSSGAKTLKKDRLSASDMLQVRKVIEHVYEKIINLDSESQTGTLASEKPSEAKEEEDVSIMAEEKIELLCQDQLLVPNMDLRTVKHFIWKSGGDLTLHYRQKST